One window of Thermodesulfobacteriota bacterium genomic DNA carries:
- a CDS encoding DUF5996 family protein, with protein sequence MITKNAFPILEYDRVYKTRDTIQSYAKVVGAIRAQMTPEQKEYWHISLRAAPQGFRTTPISYGDGDTFEIAINLISHSAQITTSTGHSRNIALTGQSVAEFSSDLLSILNTMNIKPELDLEKFKDTSKTEYDQAAASEIFKSYSLVDIIFKTFKGTIDSETSPVQLWTHHMDIAFTTHPGKDTKNLDQIGFGYLIGDEAVTEPYFYITAYPEIEDTSNITLKEHAYWNPDGWQGVVLKYKDLIANGNPAEFLINHLDKTYDQILDITK encoded by the coding sequence ATGATCACAAAAAACGCTTTTCCCATTTTAGAGTACGATAGGGTTTATAAAACTAGAGATACAATTCAGTCATACGCCAAGGTTGTGGGAGCAATCAGAGCACAAATGACTCCAGAACAAAAGGAGTATTGGCATATAAGCCTAAGAGCAGCCCCACAGGGGTTTAGAACAACTCCAATATCATATGGTGACGGGGACACGTTCGAAATTGCAATTAATCTAATCTCACACAGCGCTCAAATAACAACTAGCACTGGACATAGCAGAAACATAGCGCTTACAGGACAATCGGTAGCTGAGTTCTCAAGCGATCTCTTGTCAATATTGAACACTATGAATATAAAGCCCGAGTTAGATCTTGAGAAATTTAAGGACACCTCGAAGACGGAATACGACCAGGCTGCAGCAAGTGAAATTTTTAAATCATATTCACTTGTAGACATAATTTTTAAAACATTTAAAGGAACAATAGATTCTGAGACAAGTCCAGTTCAGCTTTGGACACATCACATGGATATTGCGTTCACTACTCACCCTGGGAAAGACACTAAAAATTTGGACCAAATTGGCTTTGGTTATCTTATTGGTGATGAAGCAGTGACAGAACCGTATTTCTATATTACCGCCTACCCTGAGATCGAAGATACCTCTAATATCACACTTAAAGAACATGCATACTGGAACCCAGATGGATGGCAGGGTGTTGTACTAAAGTACAAAGATCTTATAGCTAACGGCAACCCCGCAGAGTTTCTAATAAATCACCTAGATAAAACATATGATCAAATATTAGACATTACAAAATAA
- a CDS encoding DUF1622 domain-containing protein: MFHIEEYLVIIFTPVSEIIDLVAILFILWGFVRSMYDYFALRIKNKSVSTKDIMSVRCYLGIYLLFGLEIMIVADIIKTVIHQTTDELIFLGGIVVIRIVLAYFLNKEIEDMKREL, translated from the coding sequence ATGTTTCACATTGAAGAGTACTTAGTAATAATTTTCACTCCAGTTTCCGAAATAATAGACCTTGTCGCCATACTGTTTATTCTCTGGGGATTTGTTAGATCTATGTACGACTACTTTGCTCTGAGGATAAAAAACAAGAGCGTAAGTACCAAAGATATCATGTCTGTGAGATGCTACTTAGGGATTTATCTTCTTTTTGGCCTTGAGATAATGATTGTTGCGGACATTATAAAGACAGTAATTCATCAAACAACCGATGAACTAATTTTTCTTGGCGGAATAGTAGTTATTAGAATTGTTCTAGCTTATTTTCTAAACAAAGAAATTGAAGATATGAAGCGTGAGCTTTAG